One region of Trichosurus vulpecula isolate mTriVul1 chromosome 1, mTriVul1.pri, whole genome shotgun sequence genomic DNA includes:
- the LOC118833990 gene encoding 60S ribosomal protein L32-like, whose translation MPGLRPLVKPKIIKKRTKKFIQCQSHRYVKIKRNWRKPRGIDNRVRRQFRGQILMPNIGYGSNEKTKHMLSSGFRKFLVHSVKELEVLLMCNKSYYAEIAHNVSCKNWKVIVERAAQLAVKITNPNARLRSEENE comes from the coding sequence ATGCCTGGCCTCAGACCCCTTGTGAAGCCTAAAATCATCAAGAAGAGGACCAAGAAGTTCATCCAATGCCAGTCCCACAGATATGTCAAGATCAAGAGAAACTGGCGTAAACCAAGGGGCATTGACAACAGGGTGCGAAGACAATTCAGGGGCCAGATCTTGATGCCCAATATTGGTTATGGAAGCAATGAGAAGACAAAACACATGCTATCAAGTGGATTCAGAAAGTTTTTGGTGCACAGTGTCAAAGAGCTTGAGGTGCTCCTGATGTGCAACAAATCTTACTATGCTGAGATTGCTCACAATGTTTCCTGTAAGAATTGGAAAGTTATTGTTGAGAGAGCAGCTCAACTCGCCGTCAAGATCACCAATCCAAATGCTAGACTGAGGAGTgaagaaaatgagtaa